The Mucilaginibacter yixingensis genome window below encodes:
- a CDS encoding glycosyltransferase, which translates to MKIAATVVTFNRLDKLMECITAIRSQSVRPDMIVVVNNSSTDNTLNWLNEQRDIHTFTQANLGSGGGQHAAMKIACELGCDWVWSMDDDGAPHKHALKYLIEATTVKPDAKVFNSIVLDTCDKDTIAFAYRWKGNMYKGAAGELHTSYNRLLSKVSEDWILEGNPQFFNSTFINKEVISQIGLPLTELFIRGDEIEFIYRVQQAGFETYTVLKSIMYHPHPPEKNFMFLGRSINYEEVNSFKRYYSVRNAIISTKFYLKKSTLTVFKIFLRELVIIICTSKKNQLRENLTVLMKATRNAGRFDIKSEILKSQLRIEKV; encoded by the coding sequence ATGAAAATAGCGGCAACTGTTGTAACGTTTAATCGTCTTGATAAATTGATGGAATGTATAACAGCAATCCGGTCACAGTCTGTCAGGCCAGACATGATCGTTGTTGTTAACAATTCAAGCACCGATAATACTCTTAATTGGCTTAACGAACAAAGAGATATACATACGTTTACTCAAGCTAATTTAGGAAGTGGAGGGGGGCAACATGCAGCTATGAAAATAGCTTGTGAGTTAGGGTGCGACTGGGTTTGGAGTATGGACGATGATGGTGCTCCGCATAAGCATGCGTTAAAATATCTTATAGAGGCAACTACTGTTAAACCAGATGCTAAGGTATTTAATTCTATTGTTTTAGATACTTGTGATAAAGATACAATTGCCTTTGCATATCGATGGAAAGGCAACATGTATAAAGGAGCTGCCGGAGAACTACATACAAGCTATAATCGCTTACTTTCAAAAGTGTCAGAAGACTGGATATTAGAGGGTAATCCTCAATTCTTTAATTCCACATTTATAAACAAAGAAGTTATTAGTCAAATAGGTTTGCCTTTAACAGAGTTGTTTATTAGAGGCGATGAGATAGAGTTTATATATAGGGTACAACAAGCCGGATTTGAAACATATACTGTTTTAAAGAGCATTATGTATCATCCTCATCCCCCTGAAAAGAATTTCATGTTTTTAGGAAGAAGTATAAACTATGAGGAGGTTAACAGTTTTAAAAGATATTATTCTGTTAGAAATGCTATCATAAGCACAAAATTCTACTTAAAAAAATCTACCCTTACTGTTTTTAAAATTTTTCTTCGTGAATTGGTAATTATTATTTGTACATCAAAGAAGAATCAACTCAGAGAAAATCTTACAGTTTTAATGAAAGCCACAAGAAACGCTGGCAGATTTGATATAAAAAGCGAAATTTTGAAATCACAGTTACGTATTGAAAAGGTTTAG
- a CDS encoding glycosyltransferase family 4 protein, which produces MQNSYQMSCITSNSRLVFFTYHDFESHHVTGGTRRLLELIRSFSDKGAHVTIFCPKSKVIEEIPNVNHIPLKYKKNGFLPAGLVNFIINYFFVKKQLKQLDYDWSVAVDVPYAIQLKYLGFRKICFIVWQDFIGYRSFEGDSLKNGFINNLRLKTLTRIEKIVLQSVSKINIQCQYDLDVLKGRHPMLSSQIIKKAFLIPNNVNTSWLQKETQTESSMTKDAHCSGFTIMFIGNVSDTRKGLHILLEAYAGTELLNTCKLHIIGGGDLLPYYKKKYSKFKNITFEGSNPSPLSFLKAANLLVVPSLADSFPNTILEALYLNIPVIGSNKGGIPEALKYEELIFELNAEALQKKIVSLLDKKNYLEIAEICKKRKEELTFDWGKDMLNGIIC; this is translated from the coding sequence TTGCAAAATAGTTATCAAATGTCTTGTATTACTAGTAACTCACGCCTGGTTTTTTTTACCTATCATGATTTTGAAAGTCACCATGTTACCGGGGGAACCAGACGGCTGCTTGAATTAATAAGATCTTTTAGTGATAAAGGAGCGCATGTAACGATATTTTGCCCAAAATCAAAAGTGATTGAGGAAATTCCGAATGTAAATCACATCCCTTTAAAATACAAGAAGAACGGATTTTTGCCAGCTGGGCTTGTAAACTTTATAATCAATTATTTTTTTGTAAAAAAACAATTGAAACAGCTTGATTATGATTGGTCTGTAGCGGTAGACGTTCCTTATGCAATTCAGCTAAAATATCTGGGATTTAGAAAAATCTGTTTTATAGTGTGGCAAGATTTTATTGGTTATCGCTCATTTGAAGGAGACTCACTCAAAAATGGATTTATAAATAATCTCAGATTGAAGACATTAACCAGAATTGAAAAGATTGTCCTGCAATCTGTTTCAAAAATTAATATTCAATGTCAGTATGATTTAGATGTTTTAAAGGGCAGGCATCCTATGCTTTCTAGTCAGATTATTAAAAAGGCATTTCTTATCCCTAATAATGTAAATACATCCTGGCTACAGAAAGAAACTCAAACAGAGAGCAGTATGACTAAGGATGCTCATTGCTCTGGTTTTACAATAATGTTTATTGGTAATGTTTCTGATACCAGAAAAGGCTTACATATATTGCTTGAGGCATATGCCGGTACCGAACTGTTAAACACCTGCAAACTGCATATTATTGGTGGAGGCGATTTGCTCCCATATTACAAGAAGAAATATAGCAAATTCAAAAATATAACGTTTGAGGGATCCAATCCATCGCCGTTGTCATTTTTAAAAGCTGCTAACTTACTCGTTGTGCCATCACTAGCTGATTCCTTTCCTAACACAATACTTGAAGCTTTATATCTAAATATACCTGTTATCGGCTCGAATAAAGGTGGTATTCCAGAGGCATTGAAATATGAGGAACTCATATTTGAATTAAATGCAGAGGCCTTGCAAAAGAAAATAGTATCGTTACTAGACAAAAAGAACTATTTGGAGATTGCGGAGATATGCAAAAAAAGAAAAGAAGAATTAACCTTTGATTGGGGGAAAGATATGCTTAACGGAATTATATGTTGA
- a CDS encoding NAD-dependent epimerase/dehydratase family protein codes for MKIKVGITGQEGFVGQHLYNSLGLFPDKFERVGYDITYFSDEQLLNDFVGKCDVIVHLAALNRHNDPQVIYDTNIQLVKKLIDALKNTQSKAHVLFSSSSQEERDNLYGKSKLHGRELLIDWARESGGKFSGLVIPNVFGPFGSPYYNSFIATFSHQLTHNEQPKIDVDGTVKLIYVSDLVKLIIDEISRNEGNHQLQIPHTDEQKVSEILSLLEGFKDLYFKDGIIPELKSKFELNLFNTFRCYMDIENHNPVKLKKNTDARGSFVEIIKLNIGGQVSFSTTVPGITRGNHFHTRKIERFAVIKGKALIQLRRVGTDEVFDFYLDGEEPAYVDMPIWYTHNIKNIGDDVLYTNFWINEFFDPEDADTYMETV; via the coding sequence ATGAAAATTAAAGTTGGAATAACCGGGCAAGAAGGTTTTGTTGGGCAACATTTGTATAACAGCTTAGGGCTATTTCCCGATAAATTTGAACGCGTAGGCTACGATATTACCTATTTTTCTGACGAGCAATTGTTGAATGACTTTGTTGGAAAATGCGATGTAATTGTTCATTTAGCGGCGCTTAATAGGCATAATGATCCCCAGGTAATATATGACACCAATATACAGCTGGTTAAAAAATTAATAGACGCTCTAAAAAACACCCAGAGTAAAGCGCATGTGCTGTTTTCATCCTCATCTCAAGAAGAGCGAGATAATTTGTACGGAAAAAGCAAATTACATGGACGGGAACTATTAATAGATTGGGCCCGAGAGTCTGGCGGGAAATTTAGCGGTTTGGTGATTCCCAATGTATTTGGTCCATTTGGTAGCCCATATTATAACTCGTTTATAGCCACATTTTCACATCAGCTAACCCACAACGAGCAACCGAAGATAGATGTAGACGGAACGGTGAAATTGATATATGTGAGTGATCTTGTGAAGCTGATAATTGATGAAATAAGTCGTAATGAAGGTAATCATCAGCTCCAGATACCACACACTGATGAACAAAAGGTATCCGAAATATTGTCATTGCTGGAGGGTTTCAAGGACTTATATTTCAAAGATGGCATTATCCCAGAGCTTAAATCAAAGTTTGAACTGAATTTGTTTAACACCTTTAGGTGTTACATGGATATTGAGAATCACAATCCGGTCAAGTTGAAGAAAAACACTGATGCGAGAGGATCTTTTGTAGAAATTATAAAGCTAAACATTGGCGGGCAGGTGTCATTTTCCACAACAGTACCAGGTATTACAAGAGGCAACCATTTCCATACGCGGAAAATTGAAAGATTTGCGGTTATAAAGGGTAAAGCACTAATACAATTAAGAAGAGTAGGTACTGACGAAGTGTTTGACTTTTATCTTGACGGTGAAGAACCGGCTTACGTAGATATGCCTATATGGTACACGCATAACATAAAAAACATAGGCGACGATGTTTTATATACCAATTTCTGGATAAATGAATTCTTTGATCCAGAGGATGCAGATACATATATGGAAACTGTTTAA
- a CDS encoding flippase, producing the protein MLKKNLFFNILLSASQFLFPLISFPYVSRILGPSGIGTVNFIDSFTQYFILFAALGIPYYGVREIAKVKDDPSELDKIFSQILIIHVTSTILFSIIYLGAALIIPSLNEKLHLVLIGILIMFFNILSLEWFFQAIGNFSYITIRTIIIKSVSLLLLFLCFKKGASPTLYYLLTASVFVFNGISNLLFIKGKFKFIFNTKDIKKHFKPLVIILSSTLAISVYVLFDNVILGFMKDTTTVGIYSTAVRIVKIPLVFVGAISTIIIPQISKAYNEQQQEVLKSLIQKSYTFICVVSIPMCVGLYISSEFLIYTFAGKQFIDSIMVLKLLCPIVFIIGLSNLFGIQLLTPAGKEKYLLKAVIIGMICSFALNLLLIPSLSFIGSCIANIVAEIAVTLSAYIYAKKFFDFSMDFKTPLLSLIVALLFIPISFVIRELHLQYITKECLVIAINAIFYVMTLAIVSKNVFIKSVVGLTMKKLRLVAGE; encoded by the coding sequence ATGTTAAAGAAGAATCTGTTTTTTAATATTTTGCTATCGGCAAGCCAGTTCTTATTTCCTCTAATTAGCTTTCCATACGTTTCTCGAATATTGGGACCTTCTGGTATTGGGACAGTAAATTTTATTGATAGTTTTACCCAATATTTTATACTTTTTGCTGCTCTGGGTATTCCATATTATGGTGTTAGAGAAATTGCGAAAGTCAAAGATGATCCCTCTGAACTTGATAAGATATTTAGTCAGATATTAATAATTCATGTCACGTCAACAATCCTTTTTAGTATTATTTACTTAGGGGCGGCGTTAATAATACCATCATTAAACGAGAAATTACATCTGGTTTTGATTGGTATTTTAATAATGTTTTTCAATATACTCTCGTTAGAATGGTTTTTTCAAGCCATAGGAAACTTTTCTTACATAACGATAAGGACAATAATCATTAAGTCAGTCTCCTTATTGTTGTTATTTTTATGTTTTAAGAAAGGGGCCAGTCCAACTCTTTATTATCTTCTCACAGCCAGTGTATTTGTTTTTAATGGCATATCAAACTTATTATTTATTAAAGGCAAGTTTAAGTTTATATTTAATACAAAGGACATAAAAAAACATTTTAAGCCACTTGTAATAATATTAAGCTCAACGTTAGCTATTAGCGTATATGTGCTGTTTGATAATGTGATTTTAGGATTTATGAAAGACACCACAACGGTGGGTATTTATTCAACTGCGGTTAGAATTGTCAAGATCCCTCTGGTATTTGTGGGCGCTATAAGTACTATAATTATACCACAAATAAGCAAAGCATATAATGAACAACAACAGGAAGTACTGAAAAGCTTAATCCAAAAATCATATACGTTTATTTGTGTAGTGAGTATTCCAATGTGTGTGGGCCTATACATCAGCTCTGAGTTTTTGATTTATACTTTTGCCGGGAAACAATTTATTGATTCGATAATGGTACTTAAGCTTTTATGTCCAATAGTGTTCATTATTGGGCTGAGCAATCTATTCGGGATACAATTATTGACCCCAGCAGGGAAAGAAAAGTATTTGCTTAAAGCTGTCATTATTGGTATGATTTGTAGCTTTGCTTTAAACCTGTTGCTGATTCCGTCGCTGTCTTTTATTGGCTCTTGTATTGCAAATATTGTAGCCGAAATAGCGGTAACTCTCTCCGCTTATATTTATGCCAAAAAGTTTTTTGATTTTTCAATGGATTTTAAGACACCGCTGCTTTCTTTAATAGTGGCCTTACTTTTCATTCCAATATCGTTTGTTATACGAGAGCTGCATTTACAATATATAACTAAAGAATGCTTAGTAATAGCGATAAATGCTATTTTCTATGTAATGACGCTAGCGATTGTGTCGAAGAACGTTTTTATAAAAAGCGTTGTTGGTCTCACTATGAAAAAACTGCGATTAGTAGCTGGAGAATAA
- the glf gene encoding UDP-galactopyranose mutase, with the protein MFDYLIVGAGFSGAVLAERIANELNKKVIIVDKRNHIGGNAYDYYNEYGILVHKYGPHWFHTNEKKVFDYLSQFTEWRYHYHIVKTYVDGSLLPIPINMDTINELYGMNLTSPKEVQAYFDSVKLDIKVPQNSEESVLSQVGEDLYNKFFKNYTLKQWEIHPKDLAASVTARIPTRVNRDNRYFTDKYQCMPKHGYTAMFNNILNNPNISILLNTDYKNIINEIPYKTMIYTGAIDSFFDYKFGKLPYRTLRFEHETLEKTFVQPVQQINYPNDYDFTRIVEWKHATGQQSNMTTITREFSELATDSSEKYYPIPREDNQRLFEKYRDEADKLESVIFCGRLADYKYYNMDQVVARALMIFDKKIKA; encoded by the coding sequence ATGTTCGATTATCTTATAGTAGGTGCTGGGTTTTCCGGAGCTGTTCTTGCAGAACGCATAGCCAATGAATTAAATAAAAAAGTAATTATAGTTGATAAAAGGAATCACATTGGTGGAAACGCTTATGATTATTATAATGAATATGGAATATTAGTTCATAAATACGGCCCTCATTGGTTTCATACCAACGAAAAAAAAGTGTTTGACTATTTATCCCAGTTTACTGAGTGGCGTTATCATTATCATATTGTAAAAACATATGTTGATGGTTCTTTATTGCCAATACCGATAAATATGGACACTATAAATGAGTTATATGGGATGAATTTGACCTCTCCTAAAGAGGTTCAGGCCTATTTTGACAGTGTCAAATTGGACATTAAAGTTCCACAAAATTCTGAAGAATCTGTTTTAAGTCAGGTTGGTGAAGATCTATATAATAAGTTCTTCAAAAACTATACTTTAAAACAATGGGAAATTCATCCCAAGGATTTAGCTGCGTCTGTTACGGCACGTATTCCTACGCGTGTAAATAGAGATAATAGATATTTTACCGATAAGTATCAATGTATGCCAAAACATGGCTACACAGCAATGTTTAACAATATATTGAATAATCCGAATATTTCAATTTTATTGAACACGGATTATAAGAACATAATCAATGAGATACCGTATAAAACAATGATTTATACGGGAGCAATTGATAGTTTTTTTGATTATAAATTTGGGAAGCTTCCGTATAGAACATTAAGATTTGAGCATGAGACTTTAGAAAAAACTTTCGTACAGCCTGTTCAACAGATAAATTACCCGAATGATTATGATTTTACACGGATTGTAGAGTGGAAGCACGCTACAGGTCAGCAAAGTAATATGACTACTATAACACGGGAGTTTTCTGAGTTAGCTACAGATTCCTCTGAAAAATATTATCCAATTCCTAGAGAAGATAACCAGCGCCTTTTTGAGAAATATAGAGATGAGGCGGATAAATTAGAATCGGTGATATTTTGCGGTCGTCTGGCTGATTACAAATATTATAACATGGATCAAGTAGTAGCCCGAGCTTTGATGATTTTTGATAAGAAAATTAAAGCATGA
- a CDS encoding lipopolysaccharide biosynthesis protein, which translates to MSDELTLKDIVLKTKSFNRFLFSKWKNIALGSVIGGLLVLAIAFIQKPTYSAQLTFALADEKASMDGFGAAAGLASQFGIDLGGANGGGAFSGDNLLILMKSRNMLEKSLLTAVDLRGKKETLADLYIDFNDLRDKWKNKPELKDIRFPVNADRNTFSLKQDSLLYTFQDDIIKKNLTVNKVEKKSSIIVVAVVSKNELFSKYFTETLVNIVSAFYIDTKTKKANQNVNILQHQTDSVRHELNLAINGVASSTDQNPNANPMFQILRTTAQHKQVDVQANQAILSELVKNLEVSKVLLRKETPLIQIIDKPILPLEKNKPSKFKYFLIGLFVGGLLMIVNLVLRSVYMKIMR; encoded by the coding sequence ATGAGCGATGAGCTAACATTAAAAGATATTGTGTTAAAAACGAAATCGTTCAATCGGTTTCTGTTTTCAAAGTGGAAGAATATTGCGTTAGGTAGTGTAATAGGGGGATTGTTGGTTTTAGCGATAGCTTTTATACAAAAACCAACCTATTCTGCTCAACTGACTTTTGCGCTAGCTGATGAAAAAGCTAGCATGGATGGGTTTGGAGCGGCCGCTGGTTTGGCTAGCCAGTTTGGTATTGATTTAGGCGGTGCAAACGGAGGCGGTGCATTTTCTGGAGATAATTTGTTAATACTCATGAAGTCTAGAAACATGCTGGAGAAGTCACTGTTAACAGCTGTTGATCTGAGGGGGAAAAAAGAAACTTTGGCTGATCTGTATATTGATTTTAATGATTTACGTGATAAATGGAAAAATAAGCCAGAATTAAAAGATATCCGATTTCCTGTTAATGCAGATAGAAACACATTTAGCTTAAAGCAAGATAGTTTACTATACACTTTTCAAGATGATATTATTAAGAAAAACCTGACGGTCAATAAAGTAGAAAAAAAATCAAGTATTATAGTTGTTGCCGTAGTTTCTAAAAATGAGTTATTTTCCAAATATTTTACAGAGACTTTAGTCAATATAGTTAGTGCTTTTTATATCGATACTAAAACCAAAAAGGCAAATCAAAACGTCAATATTTTACAACATCAAACGGATTCTGTAAGACATGAATTAAACCTGGCAATAAACGGAGTAGCGTCATCAACAGACCAAAACCCAAATGCTAACCCCATGTTTCAGATACTGCGGACGACAGCCCAACACAAACAGGTTGACGTGCAAGCAAATCAAGCTATATTATCAGAGCTAGTAAAAAATCTGGAGGTTTCAAAGGTATTATTAAGAAAAGAAACTCCATTAATACAAATTATAGACAAGCCAATTTTACCGTTAGAAAAAAATAAGCCAAGTAAATTTAAATATTTTCTAATCGGTCTTTTTGTTGGAGGATTGTTAATGATAGTAAACTTAGTTTTGCGCAGCGTTTATATGAAAATAATGCGGTAA
- a CDS encoding polysaccharide biosynthesis protein — MFNNKILLITGGTGSFGNAVLNRFLQTDHFREIRIFSRDEKKQDDMRNRLKNEKLKFYIGDVRDYASIEKAMRGVDYVFHAAALKQVPSCEFFPIEATKTNVLGTQNVIDAAVANKVAKVICLSTDKAAYPINAMGISKALMEKVAIAASRNVIDNNTTICLTRYGNVMASRGSVIPLFLRQIKENAAITITDPKMTRFLMSLDDAVELVLFAFEHGKQGDLFVNKAPAGTINDLAMALKKICNADTEIKVIGTRHGEKLYETLCTREEMAKAEDMGEFYRIPADNRNLNYNQYFSEGEVDVSSVQDYHSHNTTQLGVEGMINLLSKLPLIKKEVFGDTSAAHHIE, encoded by the coding sequence ATGTTTAACAATAAAATTCTTTTGATTACTGGTGGAACCGGTTCGTTTGGTAACGCTGTTTTAAATCGGTTTCTGCAAACAGACCACTTTCGTGAAATTCGCATATTTAGCCGCGATGAAAAAAAGCAGGATGATATGCGTAATCGTCTCAAAAATGAGAAATTGAAGTTTTACATAGGGGATGTACGTGATTACGCGAGCATTGAAAAAGCAATGCGTGGAGTAGATTATGTTTTTCATGCTGCCGCCTTAAAGCAAGTTCCGTCTTGCGAGTTTTTTCCAATTGAAGCAACCAAAACCAATGTTCTTGGTACTCAAAATGTAATCGATGCTGCCGTTGCAAACAAAGTTGCAAAGGTAATTTGCTTAAGTACAGACAAAGCTGCTTATCCAATTAACGCAATGGGCATATCTAAGGCATTAATGGAAAAAGTAGCAATTGCAGCCTCAAGAAATGTAATTGATAATAATACCACAATTTGCCTTACAAGGTATGGCAATGTAATGGCATCAAGAGGGTCTGTGATTCCTTTGTTTTTAAGACAAATTAAAGAAAATGCGGCTATCACAATAACAGATCCTAAGATGACAAGATTTTTAATGTCGTTGGATGATGCGGTTGAGCTAGTGCTCTTTGCTTTTGAGCATGGTAAACAAGGCGACCTTTTTGTAAATAAAGCTCCCGCTGGTACCATAAATGATCTTGCCATGGCGTTAAAGAAGATCTGTAATGCAGATACTGAGATTAAAGTAATTGGTACCCGGCACGGAGAAAAACTTTACGAGACGCTTTGCACCAGAGAGGAAATGGCAAAAGCTGAAGATATGGGTGAGTTTTACAGGATACCTGCCGATAATAGAAACCTCAATTATAACCAATACTTTTCAGAAGGCGAAGTGGATGTATCCTCAGTACAAGATTATCATTCGCATAATACAACACAGCTTGGGGTTGAAGGAATGATTAACTTATTATCCAAGTTACCATTAATTAAAAAAGAGGTTTTTGGCGATACAAGTGCTGCGCACCATATCGAGTAA
- a CDS encoding glycosyltransferase, with amino-acid sequence MLKKKKVLFFSSVKDVQLFKVTGFYVEDIQVLKDGGFEVITTNKISDFLKFWTYDVAFLYFYKISLIPAFLARFALKKVIFTGGIDEFGEMEITVKKRNIFKALFKLNYMLSNVCNVVSKNDLENVSHILGEFPKQGVNKLSYFPHSIDTDIYNTSAIFNKEDFITSICWMATVANVKRKGLDTSVELFSEIKKKYPNFKLVLIGAWGDGKSYIEKLVEERNLKNDVIFTGSISEKKKIEILANSKYYFQLSTYEGFGIAVLEAMALKNYIFHTGKGGLKDTVENRGCIIEPNVGPSVAVQLFDNLEKDYDINNPLLESNRQHILTRFSRKSRSDYFKEIISNFYV; translated from the coding sequence ATGTTGAAAAAGAAAAAAGTGTTGTTCTTTTCATCTGTTAAAGATGTGCAGTTATTCAAAGTGACAGGTTTCTATGTAGAAGATATACAGGTCCTTAAAGATGGCGGATTTGAAGTTATTACTACCAATAAAATTAGTGACTTTTTGAAGTTCTGGACTTACGATGTTGCGTTTTTATACTTCTACAAAATCTCATTAATCCCTGCATTTTTGGCGCGTTTTGCTTTAAAAAAGGTGATTTTTACGGGGGGGATCGACGAGTTTGGTGAAATGGAAATCACTGTTAAGAAAAGAAATATTTTCAAGGCATTGTTTAAGTTGAATTACATGCTATCAAACGTTTGTAACGTTGTGTCAAAAAATGATTTGGAAAATGTGAGTCATATATTGGGGGAGTTCCCTAAGCAGGGTGTTAATAAATTGTCTTATTTTCCTCATAGTATAGATACCGATATTTACAACACAAGTGCCATTTTCAATAAAGAGGACTTTATAACGAGTATTTGTTGGATGGCCACGGTAGCTAACGTCAAAAGAAAGGGGTTGGACACTTCTGTCGAATTATTTAGTGAAATCAAAAAGAAATATCCAAACTTTAAATTAGTTCTGATAGGAGCCTGGGGCGACGGTAAAAGCTATATTGAAAAGCTTGTCGAAGAAAGAAACTTAAAAAATGATGTTATATTTACTGGGTCAATTAGTGAAAAAAAGAAAATAGAAATACTAGCCAATAGTAAATATTATTTTCAATTATCTACTTACGAAGGATTTGGTATAGCCGTGCTTGAAGCCATGGCTTTAAAGAATTATATATTTCACACAGGTAAGGGCGGATTAAAGGACACAGTAGAGAACAGAGGCTGTATAATAGAACCTAATGTGGGTCCTAGTGTTGCGGTTCAGCTTTTTGACAATTTAGAAAAAGATTACGATATAAATAACCCTCTTCTTGAAAGTAATAGACAACATATTTTAACACGATTTTCCCGAAAGTCGCGTTCGGATTACTTTAAAGAAATTATTTCCAACTTCTATGTTTAA